The following proteins are encoded in a genomic region of Montipora foliosa isolate CH-2021 chromosome 10, ASM3666993v2, whole genome shotgun sequence:
- the LOC137973260 gene encoding tetratricopeptide repeat protein 28-like, with amino-acid sequence MGELENALLFIEQHFTISKETEDPLGQGIACYHLGLFHEFLGSLCKALNFYRLSIKHFDETRRLLQSEDAWKISFRDTKKGAYTALWTALLKNGEVDEALFAAEQGRAQALTDILKVRFGVDEEPSSAIARTETISALMKYLPLQTVFIALGGNTISFWLLRRGSGINCREKEIKNGSADSLIKTTLKQIGAGAVVRCENRSVHRHRSRFSCSVEVVEESFQSFSVSDNPLQSLYDFLISPIADLLQGDDLIFVSDGPFCLAPYSALSNSVRIRTVPSLTALKLISSALDDFNSKSEALLVGDPCLKEITWGTGGPIYKQLPCAKKEVEMIGELLQTTPLTGENATKAEVLKRMKSVALIHIAAHGDDEYGEILLAPSPDCTSQILKEEDYMLTMSDVHAVRLQAKLVVLSCCHSGQGEVKSEGVVGIARAFLCAGARSVLVSLWAIDDEATFLFMRSFYQHLANRTSASLALHHAMKSLRETKEYSAIKYWAPFVLIGDDVSFEFGLQQLEKNEMASKT; translated from the exons ATGGGTGAGCTTGAAAATGCTCTTCTCTTTATCGAACAACATTTTACTATTTCCAAGGAAACAGAGGATCCTCTAGGGCAGGGGATCGCTTGCTATCACCTTGGTCTTTTTCATGAATTTTTAGGCTCGTTGTGCAAAGCCCTTAATTTTTATCGTCTAAGCATAAAACATTTCGATGAAACAAGGCGTCTTCTGCAGTCAGaagatgcatggaaaataagctttcgtgatACAAAAAAAGGGGCGTACACAGCTCTGTGGACAGcacttttgaagaatggagaggttgatgagGCTTTGTTTGCTGCTGAAcaaggacgagcacaggctttgacAGACATTTTGAAGGTGCGATTTGGCGTTGATGAAGAACCTTCCTCCGCAATTGCAAGGACGGAAACTATCTCCGCTCTTATGAAATATTTGCCTTTACAAACAGTTTTCATAGCACTTGGAGGGAACACTATCAGTTTTTGGCTTCTGAGAAGAGGAAGCGGAATAAACTGTAGggaaaaggaaatcaaaaatGGAAGTGCTGACTCACTGATaaagactactttgaaacagaTTGGCGCGGGGGCTGTTGTCCGATGCGAGAATCGCTCGGTACACAGACATCGCAGTCGGTTCTCTTGCAGTGTAGAAGTTGTTGAGGAATCTTTTCAGTCTTTCAGCGTGTCCGACAACCCCTTGCAGTCCTTATATGATTTCTTAATTAGTCCTATTGCAGACTTGCTCCAAGGTGATGACTTGATCTTTGTTTCggatggaccattttgcttggctccttATTCTGCATTGAGTAACTCTGTTAGGATCCGTACTGTTCCCTCGTTGACCGCTTTGAAACTGATCTCAAGTGCACTTGACGACTTCAATAGTAAGAGTGAAGCGCTACTTGTGGGCGATCCGTGCTTGAAGGAAATCACTTGGGGCACCGGTGGACCCATTTATAAACAGTTGCCATGCGCGAAAAAAGAGGTGGAGATGattggagaacttctgcagaccACGCCTCTCACTGGCGAAAACGCAacgaaagctgaggtgctgaagAGAATGAAGTCGGTTGctttaatccacattgctgccCATGGAGATGACGAATATGGAGAAATTCTTTTGGCCCCAAGTCCCGACTGCACATCACAGATCCTCAaagaggaagattacatgttaacGATGAGCGACGTTCATGCAGTTCGTCTTCAGGCAAAGCTGGTTGTACtgagttgctgtcatagtggtCAGGGAGAGGTAAAATCAGAGGGTGTGGTTggaatagccagggctttcctgtgtgctggtgcccggtctgttttggtgtcactctgggcaattgatgaTGAGGCGACCTTCCTGTTCATGAGGAGTTTTTACCAACACTTGGCAAATAGAACAAGTGCAAGTTTAGCTCTTCACCATGCCATGAAATCTCTTCGGGAGACAAAGGAGTATTCCGCCATTaaatactgggcgccatttgttcTAATTGGAGATGATGTCTCGTTTGAATTTGGGCTACAACAACtcgaaaagaatg AAATGGCGTCCAAAACTTGA
- the LOC137972597 gene encoding tetratricopeptide repeat protein 28-like: protein MADKMMNVFGSNIQELSVARKEGNRKGEGIAYLNLGNYYYGLAYFEQAKRDYTEALRIFKEIGFSAGKGNACGNLGHACHSLGYFKKARKYFKQQLSISKEVRNRAEEGNASGNLGITYDRPGNFKRAIECYEQHLSIAKEVGDRAGEGGVNSNLGNASRRLGNFKRAIEYHEEHLSIAKEVGDRAGEGRANGNLGNSYDGLGNFMRAIEYYEQHLSIAKDVGDRAGEGKANGNLGNAYLSLGSFNIAKEVGDRAGEGRANGNLGAAYQRLGNFKQAIEYHEEHLSIAKEQAIEYHEEHLSIAKEVGDRAREGKANGNLGNAYLSLVGDRAGEGKANGNLGNAYLSLGNFRRGIEYHEQDLSIAKEQAIEYHEQHLSIAKEVGHRAGEGRANGNLGAAYQRLGNFEQAIEYHEQHLSIAKEVGDRAGEGKANGKLGNAYLSLGNFKRGIEYHEQDLSIAKEVGDRAGEGVANGNLGAAYYSLALQKK, encoded by the exons ATGgcagacaaaatgatgaacgtTTTCGGGAGCAATATACAAGAGCTTAGCGTTGCCAGAAAAGAGGGAAACAGAAAAGGGGAGGGTATTGCATATTTGAATTTAggcaattattattatggctTGGCTTATTTTGAACAGGCCAAGAGGGATTACACAGAAGCATtaaggatttttaaagaaataggTTTCAGTGCTGGAAAAGGAAACGCCTGTGGCAATCTAGGCCATGCTTGTCACAGTCTGGGATATTTCAAAAAGGCCAGAAAGTACTTCAAGCAGCAACTAAGTATTTCAAAAGAAGTAAGGAATAGGGCCGAGGAGGGCAATGCCAGTGGTAATCTCGGCATCACTTATGACAGGccgggcaattttaagcgagccatagagtgttatgaacaacatcttagcattgcaaaagaagtaggggatagggccggggagggagggGTCAATTCTAATCTTGGCAACGCTTCTCGCAggctgggcaattttaagcgagccatagagtatcatgaagaacatcttagcattgcaaaagaagtaggggatagggccggggagggaagggctaatggtaatctcggcaactcTTATGACGGTCTGGGCAATTTTatgcgagccatagagtattatgaacaacatcttagcattgcaaaagatgtaggggatagggccggggagggaaaagccaatggtaatctcggcaacgcttatctcaGTCTGGGcagttttaa cattgcaaaagaagtaggggatagggccggggagggaagggCTAATGGTAATCTCGGCGCCGCTTATCAacgtctgggcaattttaagcaagccatagagtatcatgaagaacatcttagcattgcaaaagaa caagccatagagtatcatgaagaacatcttagcattgcaaaagaagtaggggatagggccagGGAGGGAAaagccaatggtaatctcggcaacgcttatctcagtctgg taggggatagggccggggagggaaaagccaatggtaatctcggcaacgcctatctcagtctgggcaattttaggCGAGgcatagagtatcacgaacaagatcttagcattgcaaaagaa caagccatagagtatcatgaacaacatcttagcattgcaaaagaagtagggcatagggccggggagggaagggccaatggtaatctcggcgcCGCTTATCAACGTCTGGGCAATTTtgagcaagccatagagtatcatgaACAACATCtaagcattgcaaaagaagtaggggatagggccggggaagGAAAAGCCAATGGTAagctcggcaacgcttatctcaGTCTGGGAAATTTTAAGCGAGGCATAGAATATCACGaacaagatcttagcattgcaaaagaagtaggggatagggctggggagggagtggccaatggtaatctcggcgcCGCTTATTACAGCCtag cattgcaaaagaagtag